A window of Ranitomeya variabilis isolate aRanVar5 chromosome 2, aRanVar5.hap1, whole genome shotgun sequence contains these coding sequences:
- the IRF7 gene encoding interferon regulatory factor 7 — protein MPRRERELFGPWLIRQINSNNFDGVRWLDESRTLFRLPWKHLNMSNVDERDYGIFKAWAIHSGKYSQNCADPPTWKTNFRCALNQVHYRKNKMFSEHKDKSSDQRDPHKIYKFNGDHHDMPASNPSGAIFNEAPINPEEQNFHSVLNEEDFTLRISPDSVLEAPFASPEDSDNIAELISNILLEPTENNIEQVLNLSQDGYLQREPLVDQMFRPSIHEQWTNSQQMESCVVNGHEPTAHEEPSIHIPVFGTQYQMCNIYQNGFPQDAAVNQGFQQISAVPQFQHPPVILNGFVSALHEPQVAQINGYHQERAHDLAYQSASNGCQPDKPRVRQSTNSSPNYSYHTNNEERARSSLVGHVPPMANGSGPVSPPQAQATSVNVHRNMPPLTSWEVTVYYRGKEVLKQNMSKKFFILRDVSEVQMQDADTIQFPSTDVLVDHVQIKATNEICNYLEKGLLLEVNPDNFKVYATRMGRSRVYWSLSESVKTKEMASQAKKLVRDDQTEIFDFSQFWEELKGYRNHKRSSPDYTIYMTFGEELFEPVMKRLVLVKLVPNLCTYLHQAAQQNGASSLHSELISLQISHGSSFNSVDLNDAYLMDFQDLF, from the exons ATGCCCAGAAGGGAGAG AGAACTTTTTGGTCCTTGGCTGATTCGGCAAATCAACAGCAATAATTTCGACGGTGTTCGTTGGTTGGATGAAAGTCGGACATTATTCCGTTTGCCATGGAAGCACCTGAATATGAGTAATGTAGATGAGAGGGATTATGGAATATTCAAG GCTTGGGCTATTCACAGCGGAAAGTACAGTCAAAATTGTGCGGACCCCCCTACTTGGAAAACAAATTTCCGTTGTGCCCTCAATCAGGTTCATTATCGTAAAAATAAAATGTTCTCTGAACATAAAGATAAATCAAGCGACCAACGTGATCCTCATAAGATCTATAAGTTCAATGGAGATCATCATGATATGCCTGCATCAAATCCAAGTGGTGCCATCTTCAATGAAGCCCCTATTAACCCAGAAG AGCAAAATTTTCACAGTGTCTTAAACGAAGAAGACTTCACACTTCGCATAAGTCCTGATTCTGTACTGGAGGCCCCTTTCGCCAGCCCTGAGGATTCG GACAATATCGCAGAGCTAATAAGTAATATTTTACTGGAGCCAACAGAAAACA ACATAGAGCAAGTACTAAACCTCTCCCAGGATGGGTATCTACAAAGGGAGCCACTTGTGGATCAAATGTTCAGACCGTCTATACATGAGCAGTGGACAAATTCTCAACAGATGGAATCTTGTGTTGTTAATGGCCATGAGCCAACCGCCCACGAGGAGCCATCCATCCATATTCCAGTGTTTG gtACACAATATCAAATGTGTAACATTTATCAGAATGGATTCCCACAAGACGCGGCTGTAAACCAAGGCTTCCAACAGATATCTGCAGTCCCGCAGTTCCAACACCCTCCCGTAATTCTTAATGGCTTTGTTTCAGCATTGCATGAACCGCAGGTCGCTCAGATTAACGGGTACCATCAAGAAA GAGCACATGACCTAGCGTACCAGTCTGCCAGCAACGGGTGTCAACCGGATAAACCAAGAGTAAGACAAAGTACTAACTCTTCTCCAAATTATTCCTATCACACCAACAATGAAGAGAGAGCAAGATCATCACTAGTGGGTCACGTTCCACCTATGGCTAATGGATCTGGACCTGTTTCTCCACCACAAGCCCAAGCGACATCAGTGAATGTACACA GGAACATGCCACCCCTCACATCCTGGGAAGTTACTGTATATTATCGAGGAAAGGAAGTCCTAAAACAAAACATGTCTAAAAAGTTCTTCATCCTGAGAGATGTTAGTGAAGTCCAGATGCAAGATGCGGACACTATCCAATTCCCTTCTACGGATGTGCTGGTGGATCACGTGCAGATCAAGGCCACTAACGAAATCTGTAATTATCTTGAAAAAGGTCTTCTACTTGAAGTCAACCCTGACAATTTCAAGGTTTATGCTACAAGAATGGGAAGATCAAGAGTTTACTGGAGCTTGTCAGAAAGTGTAAAAACCAAAGAAATGGCTTCACAAGCCAAGAAGCTGGTCAGAGATGACCAAACAGAGATATTTGACTTCAGTCAGTTTTGGGAAG AGTTAAAAGGTTACAGGAACCACAAGAGGTCATCGCCAGACTACACAATCTATATGACATTTGGCGAGGAGCTGTTTGAGCCGGTCATGAAGAGACTTGTACTAGTGAAG